A genome region from Staphylococcus capitis subsp. capitis includes the following:
- the deoB gene encoding phosphopentomutase, producing MTTAFNRIHLIVMDSVGIGEGPDAAAFKDEGSHTLKHTLEGFNQELPNLQRLGLGNIDSLPVVSKVEKPGAFYTKLSEASVGKDTMTGHWEIMGLNIMQPFKVYPNGFPDELVKEIEEMTGRKVVANRPASGTQIIDEWGEHQMKTGDLIVYTSADPVLQIAAHEDIIPLDELYDICEKVRELTKDPKYLIGRIIARPYVGEPGNFTRTSNRHDYALKPFGKTVMNTLQDNDYDVIAIGKINDIYDGEGVTEAIRTKNNMDGMDKLIEVVQKDFKGISFLNLVDFDALYGHRRDKEGYAQAIKDFDNRLPELIEHLQEDDLVIITADHGNDPIADGTDHTREYIPVLMFSPKINQYHELSQDTTFSSIGATIADNFNVELPEYGKSYLKEMGVEHK from the coding sequence ATGACTACAGCGTTTAATCGAATCCATCTTATCGTTATGGACTCAGTAGGTATTGGTGAGGGTCCAGATGCGGCTGCATTTAAAGATGAGGGTTCTCATACACTCAAACACACTTTAGAAGGATTTAATCAAGAACTTCCAAATTTACAACGACTTGGATTAGGAAATATTGATTCTTTACCAGTAGTTTCTAAGGTTGAAAAACCAGGTGCATTTTATACAAAATTGAGCGAAGCTTCAGTTGGTAAAGATACAATGACTGGGCATTGGGAAATTATGGGTTTAAATATTATGCAACCATTTAAAGTATATCCTAATGGTTTCCCAGATGAACTTGTTAAGGAAATTGAAGAGATGACAGGACGTAAAGTTGTTGCGAATCGTCCCGCTTCAGGTACTCAAATCATCGATGAGTGGGGCGAACATCAAATGAAGACAGGCGACTTAATTGTTTACACAAGTGCTGACCCTGTACTTCAAATTGCTGCTCATGAAGATATCATTCCACTTGATGAATTATATGATATATGTGAAAAAGTTCGTGAATTAACTAAAGACCCTAAGTATTTAATTGGACGTATTATTGCAAGACCATATGTAGGTGAACCTGGCAACTTTACACGTACATCAAATCGCCATGATTATGCATTGAAACCTTTTGGTAAAACAGTGATGAATACGTTACAAGATAATGATTACGATGTCATTGCTATTGGTAAAATTAATGATATTTATGATGGTGAAGGTGTGACAGAAGCCATTCGTACCAAAAATAATATGGATGGTATGGACAAACTCATTGAAGTAGTACAAAAAGACTTTAAAGGGATTAGTTTCTTAAATTTAGTAGACTTTGATGCGCTTTATGGTCACCGACGAGATAAAGAAGGCTATGCTCAAGCTATTAAAGACTTTGATAATCGTTTACCGGAATTAATTGAACACTTACAAGAAGACGATTTAGTGATTATTACAGCTGATCACGGAAATGACCCAATAGCCGATGGTACGGATCATACACGCGAATATATACCAGTATTAATGTTTAGTCCTAAAATTAATCAGTATCATGAACTATCTCAAGACACGACATTTAGTTCAATCGGTGCTACAATTGCAGATAACTTCAACGTAGAATTACCAGAATACGGTAAAAGTTATTTAAAAGAAATGGGAGTTGAACACAAATGA
- a CDS encoding membrane protein — MKFLRFLLGIAFGTAGVLHFTNERQFRNIVPDYLPLQKTAVLVTGVFEIFFGIMLLIQRPASWLKKGINLFLLAVFPANIYMARKQLPLGDKEVPKWALYLRLPLQFVLMGLVKKL, encoded by the coding sequence ATGAAATTCTTAAGATTTCTATTAGGAATCGCATTTGGAACAGCTGGCGTATTACATTTTACGAATGAACGTCAATTTAGAAATATTGTTCCAGATTATTTACCTTTACAAAAAACAGCTGTATTAGTTACAGGTGTTTTCGAAATCTTCTTTGGAATCATGCTATTAATTCAAAGACCAGCAAGTTGGTTGAAGAAAGGAATTAATTTATTCCTATTAGCAGTATTCCCAGCAAATATTTATATGGCACGTAAACAATTACCATTGGGAGACAAAGAAGTTCCAAAATGGGCACTTTATTTAAGATTGCCATTACAATTTGTTTTAATGGGACTAGTTAAGAAACTATAA
- a CDS encoding S-ribosylhomocysteine lyase, with protein MPKMNVESFNLDHTKVVAPFIRLAGTMEGLNGDIIHKYDIRFKQPNKEHMEMPGLHSLEHLMAENIRNHTDKVVDLSPMGCQTGFYVSFINHDDYDDVLNIVEKTLNDVLNATEVPACNEVQCGWAASHSLEGAKEIAQSFLDKRNQWNDIYDAGE; from the coding sequence ATGCCTAAAATGAACGTTGAAAGTTTCAATTTAGATCATACTAAAGTTGTTGCACCATTTATTCGTTTAGCTGGAACGATGGAAGGTTTAAATGGAGATATTATTCACAAATATGATATTCGTTTCAAGCAACCTAATAAAGAACATATGGAAATGCCAGGCTTACACTCTTTAGAACACTTAATGGCTGAAAATATTAGAAATCACACTGATAAAGTTGTTGATTTAAGCCCAATGGGTTGCCAGACTGGTTTCTATGTATCATTCATTAATCATGACGATTATGATGATGTTTTAAATATTGTTGAAAAGACTTTAAACGATGTATTAAACGCTACTGAAGTACCGGCATGTAACGAGGTTCAATGTGGATGGGCAGCAAGTCATTCATTAGAAGGTGCAAAAGAAATCGCTCAATCTTTCCTAGATAAACGTAATCAATGGAATGATATTTACGATGCGGGAGAATAA